Within Homo sapiens chromosome 2, GRCh38.p14 Primary Assembly, the genomic segment TCCTGATTCTCCTGAACCAGAATTGTTATGTTCTCTATAGGCAGATATTAATAGGATCGAAACTCAGGCCTGTAATGCCTGATCTTCCAAAAATACCTAAATATTTATGGGCCTCTTCCTCAACTGATACAGGAAGAATTTAAAGTGTGTCACCTATTAACCTCCAAATAGACCACTCTAAACTTTTGCCTAAAGTACCCAATATCCACTAAAACTAGAAGCAATTCAAGGGCTCTTGCCAATTGTAAAAGATTTCATTAGACAGGGACTTATAATTCTATGCACCAGCCCTTATAACCCTCCAATCCTACTGGTTAAAATAAACCAAATGGATGAGGTTGAAGATTTGTTCAAGATTTATGGGCAGTTAACAAAATTGTAGTAGCAAGGTTTCCTATAGTTCCAAATCCTAATACTTCATTATCCAAGATACATGCTGATTCTTAAGTGGTTCACAATATTAGTTCTCTGCTCAGCCTTTTTTTACAATCCAGTTTATAAGGAGAGTCTATGCTTATTTGCCTTCACTTGGAAAAGTCAACAGTACCCCCAGATTGTGATGCTGCAAGGGTTTACCGAAGCCTCTTTGTGTTTTCCCAGGCATTGCATCAGGACTTAATGACATTATAGTTTCCTCAAAATTCTACTCTCATTCAGTACGTGGATGACTTACTGTATGCTCTCCCACTAAAGAGTACTCTGAAATGGACTCAGTTTACCTTTTACACAACTCACACATCAAGGTCACAAAGCTTCAGTAGAAAAACttcagttttcaaggggaaaaaGTCCATTATTTGGGACATTATTTGATGGTGTTTCCCTCTCacctaaaaagttaaaaactcttCAAAATTTTCCTTGGCCTGCAACCAAAAGATAATTAAGAGGTTTTCTTGGACTTGCAGGATATTTTCTTGGACTTGCAGGATATTTTCTTGGACTTGCAGGATATTTTCTTGGACTTGCAGGATATATTCTTACacttgcaggatataaaattccTGGGTTCTGAATTTTTCCTTAATAGCCTCACCGTTGTATGAGCTCACTAAAAAATGCTGTACCAGAGCCTTTACCTTGGGATGATAGTCATGAGCAAGCTTTTAGCTAAATAAAATTGGCCTTATAACAGCCTCCAGCTTTAGGACTTCCAAATTGCACTAAACTGTTTACCTAATTGGCTTATGAAAGTAATAATCAGGCATTTAGGAGTTCTTACCCAGGAACATGGGGAGAAACATAGGCCCATTGCATATTATAGCCTGCAATTAGACCCAGTAGCTAAGGTATATCCTAACTGTTTAaaagcagtagcagcagcaaccAGGCTGAAAGAAGCTTCAGCTGATGTGGTTTTAGGAAATGAACTTAATATGGAAGTCCCACATGCTAAATTCCACCCAAACCCAGCATTTTTTAGTAAGTAGACTAACATCTTATGAAATGCTCTGTCTCCCTCTAATCTCTATCTAAAACACTGCAATTTACTTAACCATGCCCCTGTATTACTGCTGCCTGATGATGGTGAAGACCACAATTGCATAAGTGTAGCATCAGAAATAGTGGCCCCTCATGTTGATTTACAAGTTAGTCCATTGGACAATCCTGAGCTAATACTTTTGTTGATGGGTCCTATGCCAAAAGCTCAGAAGGAAAATATCAGCTAGGATATGCTGTTACCAAAATGAGTTAATAGAGAAGGGAATCCTTCCTCTATTAGTCAGCTCTATTAGTCTAAGCTCTATAAGTCAGCTTAACCCTCGAAGATTTTTGCCCTCACCCGAGCTTGTCATATAGCTAAAGACAAACCGGTAAGTGTTTAGACAGATAGTAGATACGCTTTAGGAGTAGTACATGATTTTGGCATGATAGGGAAACTCTAAGGGTTTCTCACTTCTAGTGGGATCACCATCAAAAAAGGACTCCAATTAGATAAACCACTAGATTGCTGTTATTGATCGAAGCTCATACCTGCAGAACTGAACCTGAATATCAAGGGAATGCTTAGCAGATATTTATGCTAAATCAGCTAGTACTGAAACTGTTCAGATATGCAACATGAACGAACTTCGTAAGATTAATCCAAGCCAACTACCTTACAATGACCTATTTAATAAAGAATGCAATGCACctcatttggaaaaacaaaactggTATCTAAAAGGATATAAATTCAATGTTAAGTGCAAACTTGCAGAGGGCCTAGATGGCTGCCTGGTCTTTCCCGAGTCTTTGAAGCTTCCATTGTCAAAAGCTTTGAACTCCACAACTCATCATGGAACAGAAAAATTCATCCAAGTTGTGAAAAAATACTTGTGGGATGACTGTTCCAAAATTgctagaatatttttttttttttgagatggggtctcactctgtcacccagggtggagtgcagtcgtgcgatcgtggctcactgcaccctccaccttcctggttcaagtgattctcctgcctcagtctcccgagtagctgggactacaggtatatgccaccacgcctggctaattttttttatttttagtagatatggggtttcaccatgttagccaggatggtctcgatctcctgacctcatgatccacctgcctcggcctcccaaagtgctgggattacaggtatgagccactgcacccagcctgctagAATATTTTATAACCAATGTTGGCTAGTCAAACCCATAGTCCTGGAAAAACGAAAGATTCAGGTGGTGTATTGTATTTTCAACACCTAATGGACCATTTGAACAATTATACATGGACTTCATTCAGTTGCCACCTTCAATGTGGGTCTCAGTATGTTCTTGTAATAGTTTCCATGTTTTCTGGTTGGTTAGAGGCCTTCCTGTGTAGGAAAGCTGATGCTGTGACAGTAgctaagaaaatattagaaaatgtgttttctttatggAGCATCCCTGGAAAAATCCCCAGCAATGGGGGAATTCATTTTATTAGGCAAGTTATAAAGCAGTTAAACAAGGTTTTATGGACACAATGGTACTACCATTATCCCTAGCACACTCAGTCTTCTGAAAAGGTTGAAAAAACAAATGACATATTAAAACTGAAATTGGCAAAGTTAACTGAATCAGTTGGGTTGCCTTGGCCAAAGGTACTATCATTGGATTTAATGGCAGTCAGATCCACTCACTAAAAAACAGAAGTGGACCCCTTATGAAATAGTCACTAGAAGGCCTATGCCCCAGTAGTAAAACCTCTtgcatctttctctctctgaaattCTGATATAAGTAAGTACTGCAAGGCCATTATACCAAGTGTGCTTTCACCAGATAAAGGAAGCTTTTCAAGATCCACCAATTGAGGATAATCAAACCTTCCACAGTCTAGAACCTGGAGATTCTGTCTTCTGGAAATGACATCAGAGGAAGGCTGCTCTTGACAACTCTTTGGAAGGGACTGTGCCGAGTTCTTCTCAACACCTACACTGCAGTGAAGCTTCAGGGCCTTGAAACTTGGGTCCACACCTCACAACTCAAAAGGACCTCTTCAGACTCCTGGAACTGTACATCTGCTAGAGACTTTAAGGTAAAGCTGTCTAAGGAAAAATCTCCAGAGCAGATGACATTCTAGTTGTGGACagctttcccaagatcacagatGAAGACTTCTGTATCATCATGAAagccttacatttttttcttttctcctcatttCCTGTTgccctaattctttctttttccctacaGAAAAATCCATGGGACCATAACCAGTGGATGCCTTTAGCTTGAGCATCTGCTGTAGCACAGAACCAGAGTTTGTGGATTATTGGGTTTGTTGTTTATTGCCAAAAAAATATAAGGAAACAATTCCACTAATGCCAGTGCCTCTCCATGTTCCCAATGAGAGTCACCCCAAAATTCCAAGGGAAGGATGGAAAGCTATCCTTGATATTCTGAACACCACTGCTACTTGCTTTCCTGCACTCACTAAAAAGAACactttaacttttcctttttttttttttttctttttttgagacagtctcactctgttgccaaggttggagtgcagtggcctgatcttggctcactgcagcctccacctcccaggttcaagggattctcctgcctcagccacccaagtagctgggactacaggcgtgcaccaccgcatccagctgatttttgaattttttgtagagacagggttttgctatgctggccaggcttgtcttgaacctcctggcctcaagtgatctgccagccttggtttcccaaagttctgggattacaggcgtgagccaccacaccctgccttaACTGTTTCAATTAATAACCTGATCATTACCAAAGTATAGAAAACCAATCCAAGTGATGACTGCAAAAGATATATTGTGCTTTCAGGCATCATGTACTCAAGATTTGGGATTTACCTATGTGAGTACAAGTAATTGCTTGTATAATGTCACCAGATTAAATTCAACAGGGTCTCTTTTTACCAAATGTTTTATATACCCTTACAACATGCTATAAGAGGGGCACAAAAAGGTCAATTTCTCAATGGATTTTGTTCAGCAGCTATGCAGATTTATTAATGAACAAATCTAACTGAACCCTGCTCAAATGCAACTAGGTAGCCCTGTTTTTCAACTCCCAAGGACCTATTTTGGGTCTGTGGATAATCTGCATATTTCATTCTGCCTCTTCGTTGGCTCAGATCTTGCTATTTGGTCTGGCTCACTCCTGCCTTTCAAATAGTTTCACCTAAAAATTCTCCTAACAGCTCTTATGATTGGAGGCCAAAATAGTCAATAACTGAAATTAGCACTAGCTTTGAAATAGACAAAGATAAGCTAGTTTCCACTGAGGAAAGATTCCAGTGGGGTTCCTGGGGGCTCACTCTTGGTGGTAGTGGGATACTAGTTGTATGGAATCCAAAGCTAATCCATATGTGGGGTCTTGGATTTTATAGCCAATCAAACATCCCAGTGTTTCAGACAGGTAGACACTACTCTCCAAAAGGTAGATGTGgcctggtgcaatggctcatgcctgtaatcccagcactttgggaggccaaggcaggtggatcgcctgaggtcaggagttcgagaccagcctgcccaccatggtgaaaccctgtctctactaagtacaaaaaattagccaggcatggtggcacgtgcctgtagtcccagctacttgggaggctgaggcaggagaattgcttgaacccaggagtcacaggttgcagtgagctgagatcaccccactgcactccagcctgggtgacagagcaagaccctgtctcaagaaaaaaaaaaaaaaaaaaaaacaagaggtaGATGTTACAGTTAATGGAACATCATACAGCTTCATATCTCCTTTTTACTCAAGCTGGGGCCTGTGTTTGGTGTTGAACAAAATAGAATGCTGCAGTTATCTCTCTCCTGATTTTGTTACTACAGAAAGCTTAATGTAAAGGTGGCTGATACTGCTGTTTCCTTAGACACTGACACCAAATACAATAAAGAAGTCTCTCAAGAGGAAAACATGGTGTGTTTACAGGAGCAACTAACAGTTGGTTTGTAGGCATCCTAAATGGTGGATGGCAAGCTTGGGTTTCCCAAAGGTTTCTAGTCTTTATATGTCTTCTAGTAGGTGTCCAGGTTAGTATGGCTTGTGTTACCAGAGCAACAATGAAAATGGCTACATCTTTAAATCAGGCCActttacagtgaactatgatcctTAATTGCTACCACATTTCAAACAAGAACTATGACCAATTAAACTTTACTGTTGTTGAACTGCCTATGTTGCCTGAACTTTGACTGGTTTAAgttggtttcatttatttaataagaacACTTGTTAAGGAGTGCATCTTGGTATTTTGATATTATTCTCTTGATAGTCATAATAATAGTTCCCTAGTGTGCTGCATCCTCTCAAGTCTTAAATGTTTTGTATGCAGCCATACATTGAGAATTGAATGGTCTCACTTTGACTAGGTCAGCAAGAACATAGAGAATCATTCACCTAGTGTGAAGCTGTGACTTGTGAACTTCATAGTGACACCAGTAAAGACTTGtgaactggctgggcatggttgctcacgcctgtaatcccacacttttagaggccaaggcgggcggatcatgaggtcaggagatcaagaccatcctggctaacatggtgaaaccccgtctctactaaaaatatacagaaaaattagctgagcgtggtgatgggcacctgtagtcccagctacttgggaggctgaggcaggagaatggcgtgaacccaggaggcggagctacagtaagccaagatcatgccactgcactccagcctggtgacaaagcgagactttgactcagaaaaaaaaaaaaaaaaaagacttgtgaACTCCATACTGAGACTAAAAAGACTTGTGAATTCCATACTGAGCCAAATTACAATAGTGAGAGGGTGGCATCAATGCCTAAAGTTTCGGTCTATCTCTCTAAATTGAGAGTCTGACCAAAAGGGGGGAGTTGATAAATGAAACTCAAATCTGGCCTGAGGACGCCTTCACATTCCCATATTTGAGTTCTTAAGGGCGAACCGTAACGTAGTTAGTAGGTAGGCAGACTGAAAACTTAACTTAGGAGGATGCTTCTTTAGCaatagctgagtctcagccaatcccACTGGCCATATTTCAACCACTCACAGGCAGCCAACTATTCGAATCATGCTCAGATAAGGTAAACACCAAGCTGTAAacaatctggctgtttctgtacctcacttccattttctgtatgtcactttcctttttctgtccacaaATTTGCTTTGACAGCACAGCATCCCTGGTGTCTGTCTGtatctgctgtgattctgaggGCTGCCCGATttgcaaattattcatttttcttgctcagttaaactctgtgaaatgTAATTTGTCTAATGGATTTCTTTTAACAGCACTtataattaaaatggaaagagggtgtaaatatttagaaaacttgcagcctggccatgtgataGACAAGGAGGAATCCAAGCAGCCTGCTGAGCAACTATTTGCTAGAGACATTAGCATATCTAAAAGGGAGCCAGGTGCTAATATTCAAGACAGTGGGAAAAGGCCTCAGAGGCATTTCAGAAGGCCTCTCCTATCACAGGCCCACAGGCCTAGGAGGACTGAATGGTTTCAGAGACCAGGCCCAGGGCACCATTgctgtatgtcacctcaggatgCTACTTCCCACATCCTAGCTTCTCCAGCTCCAGCTTTGGCTCAAAGGGCCCCCGGTGCAGCTCAGACCACTTCTTTGGAGGGTACAAGCCCTAAGCCTTGGGAGCTTCCatatggttgtttttttttctttttttgagacaatcttgccatgtcacccagtctggaatgtaacggtgcgatcttgactcactgcaacctctgactccagggttcaagcgattctgctgcctcagtatcccaagtatctgggattgcaggcatgcaccatcatgcccagctaattttgtatttttagtagagatggggtttcacagtgttggtcaggctggtctgcaactcctgacctcaggtgatccacgtgtgtcagcctcccagagtactggaattacatgtgtgagccaccatgcccagccttccatATGGTTTTAGGTCTGCAGGCTTGCAGAAcgcaagagtgaaggaggcttgggagcttccacctagatttcagaggatgtatcaAAAAGTCTGGGTGCCCTGACAGAAGCCTGCCACAGGGGCAGAAACCCACAGAGAACCTCTACAAGGACAGAGCCATGGGAAAACATAGGGTTGGAaccccatacagagtccccactgggacattgcctagtggagctgtgggaatggGGCCAATGCCCTCCAGACAGCAGAAAGGTAGAGTCACCAGCAGCTTGCAACCTCAGCGTGGAAGACCCACAGGCATTCAATCCCAACCTGTGAGAGCAGCCATGTGGGCTGCACCCAGCAAAGCCATAGAGACAGGGCTGCTCAAGGCCTTGAAAGGCCACTCCACTCACCAGTATGGAGTTACGGAAGATGATTTTGGAAGTTTCAGATTTAGTGtttgccctgctgggtttcagacatGTGTGGGGCCTCTTGCCTCTTTCTTTTGGCCaacttctcccttttggaatgggaatgccTACCCAATACCTGTAACACAATTATATCTTGGAAGTATGTAACTTGTTTTTGATATAACAgcctcataggtggaaggaattTGCCTTGAGGCTCAGATGAAACTATGGATTCTGGACTTctgagttgatgctggaacaagCTGAGACATTGGAGAACTATCAGGAAGGGATGGTttcattttgcaatgtgagatgacatgagatttgggggtaAGGGGCAGACCAATATAGTTTAGATGTTTGTTCTCTCCAAATCATATGTTGAAATATGACccccaatgttagaggtggggcaTAGTGGGAGGTGTTTCGCTCATaggggtggattcctcatgaatgggttGGTGCTTTGTCCatgataatgaatgagttctgGCTCTATTAGTTCACATGTaagctggttgtttgaaagcaCCTAGCATCTCTCTTGTGTGCTGTCTCGCCATGTGACACATCTGCTCCCCCTTCAGCTTCCAACATGAGTAAAagattcctgaggccctcaccagaagcagatgcctgcACTGTgctttttgtacagcctgcaaaaccatgaaCCAAATacacctcttttccttataaattacccagtctcaggtattctgttatgaTCCCCTGGAAGAGTTATACTACTTCCAGGTCTAGCCCATGGTAAATCCCACACTCCCCTCTGAGGCCACCTTCTTCCCTCTGCAGAGACCCTGGAGTTAGAGTGGATTGGTTGTGTCTCTGGCCCCAATTCTTCTCCCGAGGCTGCATTCCACCCTTTTGCTATGTGACTTTGCAGCCCTTCTCACTGCAGAGACAGGTTCCTCTCCTTGAGTTTGGGGAAGATGCAACACATGCAGGGGTTTGAAAacacatttgtttgtttctgcttttgtttttgctcCTCTGCAATTTCCTTGAAACCATGCCTGAGGTAGCCTGTGGGAAAACGAAACAGCACCATTGACCTAGTCTTTCAGCCAATCCCACTGCATTTGTACAATGCAGTCTGACACCAGAGGAACTGCCCAGCCAAGCTCAGGCAAAATTGCTGACTTCAGACTcatgaactaaataaatatttgtttcatttggtGGTTGTTCTTATGCAACATTATGCTGGcactagaaaaatgaaacagatggGAATCAAAAAGACTGAATGAAGCAGAAACCCAGAAGCTACCCCACAAGCAATCACATGGGACTCAGATGTGAATGGACAATAAGCTTTTATTGCATTGAAAGGTCATTGCAGTGAAAGGTTGGGGATTGCTTGCTGCTACAGCTGAATGGATTCTATTCTGACCAATACACACAGAAAGAGATCACAGACTCCCTACCTTAGAAGAAGGGAGGTGGTAGATGAAATGAACTGTATGAAGAGCCACTAGCCTGGCCCACACACAGAAGAAGGACTGGCCCGTCTTCTTGAAGCCCATGCTCTGGTAGAGGGCCATAGCAGAGAGCTGGATGGTGCCGGTGTCCAGGATAACTTCACTGTAGCCCTGGTCCCGGGCAAACTGGAGGACAGTCCTGACCAGGGCTTTTGCTATCCCCTGACGACGGTGCTCACTGTCCACAAAGAGATGAAACAGCTGCAACCGCTTCTCCCTCAAGGTGGGATCATCAACAGGCAGAGCTCCTACCATGCCCACCACCTTCTCTTCAGACTCAGCCACCCAGAAGCAGGAGCCACGCTCACTCAGGTAGGATTTGGTAATGTCAGACATGTCTGTGCACAATGTCATGTCCACATACTCCGTCCAGGGTTTTTTGGCAAGGAACCACAGGGCAGGGAAGAGGCTGATGCTGAACACGAGGGCTAGAAGCCAGGATCCAGAGACCAGGAGTAGGGCGAGGGGCCCCCCAAGTAAGAGTATGAGGGTTCGAGGCAGCTTCAGCAATTGCCGGAAGGTGGCTGGGGCATGCTCGGCCATCCCCCGGGAGAGCAAGCCCACAACCCACTGGCGGTCGCTCTCCTGGTATTTGCGGATGTGACAAGGAGCCATGGACAGACTTCTGTGTCTGAAATCTCTAAGTCCAGGAGACAGAGCTAGGCCTCCCTGCACGCCTTTACGTCAgactggggaagagagagaaaatcatgTGAGTGCCTGCATGGCTCCCAGCCTTGCAGGAACAGGGAGACCTGCTCAAGGGTGTGTCTTTCCGCGTTTGCCCATGAGGAAGCAGGCCTCTGCCACTGGGAGAAGGTAGGGTCAGAAAGACCTGCATTGGAATCTGGTTCCATcc encodes:
- the NAT8 gene encoding N-acetyltransferase 8, with the protein product MAPCHIRKYQESDRQWVVGLLSRGMAEHAPATFRQLLKLPRTLILLLGGPLALLLVSGSWLLALVFSISLFPALWFLAKKPWTEYVDMTLCTDMSDITKSYLSERGSCFWVAESEEKVVGMVGALPVDDPTLREKRLQLFHLFVDSEHRRQGIAKALVRTVLQFARDQGYSEVILDTGTIQLSAMALYQSMGFKKTGQSFFCVWARLVALHTVHFIYHLPSSKVGSL